A window of the Fodinibius sp. Rm-B-1B1-1 genome harbors these coding sequences:
- the rpsG gene encoding 30S ribosomal protein S7, with translation MRRKTADKRDVQPDPVFGDKLITRFVNNLMRDGKKNVARKILYQAFEIIEEETGEEGMEVFKEALSNVTPVVEVRARRVGGSTYQVPVEVRPDRGTALGMRWLITASKGRNDKSMARRLSRELLDASNNEGGAVRKKDEVHRMAEANKAYAHFRF, from the coding sequence ATGAGAAGAAAGACAGCAGATAAGCGCGATGTGCAGCCAGATCCGGTATTTGGTGATAAGCTGATTACGCGCTTCGTTAATAATCTGATGAGAGACGGCAAAAAGAATGTTGCCCGAAAGATTCTTTATCAGGCTTTTGAAATAATTGAAGAAGAAACTGGCGAAGAGGGTATGGAGGTTTTTAAGGAAGCCCTTAGTAATGTTACGCCAGTTGTTGAAGTTCGCGCACGACGAGTGGGTGGGTCTACCTACCAGGTACCTGTCGAGGTTCGTCCCGATCGGGGTACTGCTCTTGGAATGCGCTGGTTAATTACGGCCAGTAAGGGGCGTAATGATAAGTCAATGGCTCGACGATTGTCTCGAGAGTTGTTGGATGCCTCTAATAATGAAGGCGGTGCAGTACGAAAGAAGGATGAAGTTCATCGCATGGCTGAGGCGAACAAAGCATATGCACACTTTAGATTTTAA
- the rpsL gene encoding 30S ribosomal protein S12, translating into MPTIQQLIRKGRKSKPSKTTAPALENCPQKRGVCVRVYTTTPKKPNSALRKVARVRLTNGYEVTAYIPGEGHNLQEHSIVLVRGGRVKDLPGVRYHIVRGTLDTAGVEDRKQGRSLYGTKKPN; encoded by the coding sequence GTGCCTACTATACAACAACTTATTCGTAAAGGTAGAAAAAGCAAGCCGAGTAAAACTACGGCTCCTGCCTTAGAAAATTGTCCGCAAAAACGCGGAGTTTGCGTTCGAGTTTATACTACTACGCCCAAAAAGCCAAATTCGGCTTTGCGTAAAGTTGCTCGTGTGCGTTTAACTAATGGATATGAGGTAACTGCATATATTCCTGGTGAGGGACACAACTTGCAAGAGCACAGTATTGTGCTCGTTCGTGGCGGTCGTGTTAAAGACTTGCCCGGTGTTCGTTATCATATTGTGCGGGGAACTCTCGATACTGCTGGTGTTGAAGATCGTAAGCAGGGTCGAAGTCTGTACGGTACTAAGAAGCCAAATTAG